From the genome of Bactrocera oleae isolate idBacOlea1 chromosome 2, idBacOlea1, whole genome shotgun sequence, one region includes:
- the LOC106617775 gene encoding gelsolin isoform X1, protein METVINKAFADAGQKPGVEIWRIEDFEPVPYPAKYYGKFYEGDSYIILKTTEDPKSQKLSWDIHFWLGAETTTDEAGAAAICTVQLDDQLDGAPVQHREVQDHESQLFLSYFKNGVRYEKGGVATGFEHVDVNAAGEKRLFQVKGKRNVRVRQVALSITSMNRGDCFILDAGEEILVYVGEQAKRLERLKAIYAANEIRDQDHHGRSKVNIIDNFSSDFAKEHFFTTLGSGSADEVPDESTDEEDGAFETADIKAVTLYKVSDASGSLEIEKISEKPLRQEMLSTDDSFILDTDSGIYVWVGRNSTQKEKTSALKAAEHFLESNSYPNWTQVHRVVEDGEPAPFKQYFSTWHDQGVQHKRLIRIALGYSTDDSDYEEPEDVDSVVQNLKKSGGRAIAFMPDFGERDIEHIIKFSSESDDDVVRSIVDFEGTTPLIGQYAYIITYKYSAKSGESGKLIYVWEGAKASDAVKERSFNDGLAMAQEENAILVRTGQSHEPRHFLKIFKGKLITPFTEKPKSAQLFRVRGTDATDVHATEVNCDASSLASGDVFALITLDHKVYIWIGQGASDFEKSSANERFAHYWPHGKTEVIEEGSEPSEFWEELHGEGEYDRSVNDLGAPLLEPRLFHCQLVAWRTKVEEVREFKQTDLDVDDVMLLDAGDEIYMWVGSGASVEENAKILQMARKYIKQEPTDRTVDTVSVIRIVQGNEPRVFTRMFPSWDNDYWKDENEVRNESKENLDSSRNRVNSLPTDVVESMSEKSIEGRRLRNGFQEYYRVVTLDVKNAYNKADWEQIIASLQQNQENTSIDSVNELPDNVEGFQGIEAAMHNQTHWSAIREAIARQQNPRVAKIVGVADDIALAVIKRHLTDVASASNAEVVLIQDWLSSIGLQLSENKSNAVLKSRIKKVEQERIKQGNMLVEAKPQIGYLGLLLTTKLKFKHNLQYADKFATLANTNELKKMLLGMNVSTAALLYPSTGPDNKLKLIVETNYSVERRLLSGKSTGTALGEEADGDAVDVVSVDERKRWRMRRTESLPEVRELEGVDI, encoded by the exons GATTTTGAGCCAGTACCCTATCCAGCCAAATACTATGGAAAATTCTACGAAGGAGATTCGTACATTATTTTAAAG ACCACCGAAGACCCGAAGAGCCAAAAACTTTCGTGGGATATTCACTTTTGGCTAGGCGCTGAGACGACCACCGACGAGGCGGGCGCTGCGGCTATTTGCACCGTGCAACTGGACGACCAATTGGATGGTGCACCGGTGCAGCATCGCGAAGTTCAAGATCATGAATCACAATTGTTCCTCAGCTACTTTAAAAATG GTGTGCGCTACGAGAAGGGCGGCGTGGCTACTGGTTTCGAGCATGTCGATGTGAATGCTGCTGGTGAGAAGCGTCTCTTCCAGGTGAAGGGTAAACGAAATGTACGGGTGCGTCAGGTAGCATTGTCTATAACGTCGATGAATCGCGGCGATTGTTTCATTTTGGATGCAGGCGAAGAGATACTCGTCTATGTGGGCGAGCAGGCGAAACGTTTGGAGCGCCTGAAAGCCATTTACGCTGCAAATGAAATACGTGATCAGGACCATCATGGACGTTCGAAGGTGAACATTATTG ACAACTTCTCCTCTGATTTTGCGAAGGAGCATTTCTTCACCACACTCGGTTCTGGTTCGGCTGACGAAGTACCAGATGAGAGCACAGACGAAGAAGACGGCGCTTtcgaaacggccgatatcaAAGCAGTTACACTGTATAAAGTTAGTGACGCTAGCGGGTCTTTGGAAATTGAAAAGATATCCGAAAAGCCACTACGACAAGAAATGCTTAGTACAGATGATAGCTTCATACTAGACACAGATTCCGGCATTTATGTTTGGGTTGGACGCAATTCAACACAAAAAGAAAAGACCAGTGCACTGAAAGCAGCTGAGCATTTTTTAGAGAGTAATTCGTATCCAAATTGGACGCAGGTACATCGTGTAGTGGAGGATGGTGAACCGGCCCCGTTCAAACAATACTTTTCGACTTGGCATGATCAAGGTGTGCAACATAAGCGTTTGATACGCATCGCGTTGGGTTACAGCACAGACGATTCTGATTATGAGGAACCTGAGGATGTGGATTCGGTTGTGCAGAATCTAAAGAAAAGTGGTGGACGAGCCATTGCTTTTATGCCCGACTTTGGCGAACGTGATATTGAACATATTATCAAGTTCAGTTCAGAGTCGGATGATGATGTTGTGCGCAGTATTGTAGATTTTGAAGGCACCACACCACTAATCGGTCAATATGCCTACATTATCACCTACAAGTATAGCGCTAAGAGTGGTGAGTCTGGTAAACTCATTTATGTGTGGGAAGGTGCTAAAGCTAGTGACGCCGTGAAAGAGCGTTCATTCAATGACGGTTTGGCGATGGCACAGGAGGAGAATGCCATATTGGTGCGCACAGGACAAAGTCATGAACCAcgccattttttgaaaatattcaaaggTAAGCtgattacgccattcactgaaaaGCCGAAGAGTGCGCAACTCTTCCGCGTACGTGGCACCGACGCAACCGATGTGCATGCGACCGAAGTGAACTGTGACGCCTCATCGTTGGCCTCTGGTGATGTCTTTGCACTGATAACGCTAGATCACAAAGTCTACATATGGATTGGGCAG GGTGCTTCCGACTTTGAGAAATCTTCTGCGAATGAGCGTTTTGCTCACTACTGGCCTCATGGCAAGACGGAGGTGATTGAAGAAGGTTCTGAACCCTCAGAGTTCTGGGAAGAATTGCATGGTGAGGGTGAATACGACCGCAGCGTTAATGATCTGGGTGCACCATTGCTGGAGCCGCGTCTGTTCCACTGCCAATTGGTGGCCTGGCGTACTAAGGTGGAGGAGGTGCGCGAATTCAAGCAGACG gACCTTGATGTTGATGACGTAATGTTATTGGATGCCGGTGATGAAATTTACATGTGGGTCGGCTCCGGCGCATCTGTAGAGGAAAAtgctaaaattttgcaaatggcTCGG aAATACATCAAACAAGAACCTACCGATCGTACTGTTGATACTGTCAGCGTAATCCGTATTGTTCAGGGCAATGAACCGCGTGTGTTTACGCGTATGTTTCCCTCCTGGGACAATGACTATTGGAAG GACGAAAACGAAGTAAGAAATGAGAGCAAAGAAAACTTAGACAGTTCAAGAAATCGTGTAAACTCACTTCCTACTGATGTTGTAGAGAGTATGTCGGAGAAATCCATTGAAGGTAGAAGGCTTAGAAATGGTTTTCAAGAATACTATCGCGTCGTGACATTGGATGTGAAAAACGCCTATAATAAAGCAGATTGGGAACAAATAATAGCTTCTTTAcaacaaaatcaagaaaatacaag TATTGACAGCGTAAATGAATTGCCAGACAATGTTGAAGGTTTCCAAGGTATAGAAGCCGCGATGCACAATCAGACTCACTGGAGTGCCATACGCGAAGCCATCGCACGACAGCAAAACCCGAGGGTGGCGAAAATAGTTGGTGTTGCCGATGATATTGCGCTAGCGGTGATCAAAAGGCATTTAACAGATGTTGCGAGCGCCAGCAATGCCGAGGTGGTGTTAATACAAGATTGGCTGAGTTCAATTGGTCTACAGCTGagtgaaaataaaagcaacGCCGTGTTGAAATCGCGTATAAAAAAAGTCGAGCAAGAGCGTATAAAACAGGGCAATATGTTGGTCGAAGCTAAACCGCAGATCGGCTATTTAGGGCTTCTACTGActacgaaattaaaatttaaacataatttgCAATATGCTGACAAGTTTGCGACGCTGGCAAATACCaatgaactaaagaaaatgttATTGGGGATGAATGTGTCAACTGCGGCGTTACTTTATCCCTCCACAGGGCCTGATAATAAGCTGAAATTAATTGTGGAGACCAATTACTCTGTAGAGAGAAGATTACTTTCAGGTAAGAGTACGGGTACCGCGCTGGGTGAGGAAGCAGATGGTGATGCCGTTGATGTTGTTTCGGTCGATGAGCGCAAACGTTGGAGAATGCGACGCACAGAAAGTTTACCAGAAGTCAGGGAACTAGAAGGAGTAGATATTTGA
- the LOC106617775 gene encoding gelsolin isoform X2, whose protein sequence is METVINKAFADAGQKPGVEIWRIEDFEPVPYPAKYYGKFYEGDSYIILKTTEDPKSQKLSWDIHFWLGAETTTDEAGAAAICTVQLDDQLDGAPVQHREVQDHESQLFLSYFKNGVRYEKGGVATGFEHVDVNAAGEKRLFQVKGKRNVRVRQVALSITSMNRGDCFILDAGEEILVYVGEQAKRLERLKAIYAANEIRDQDHHGRSKVNIIDNFSSDFAKEHFFTTLGSGSADEVPDESTDEEDGAFETADIKAVTLYKVSDASGSLEIEKISEKPLRQEMLSTDDSFILDTDSGIYVWVGRNSTQKEKTSALKAAEHFLESNSYPNWTQVHRVVEDGEPAPFKQYFSTWHDQGVQHKRLIRIALGYSTDDSDYEEPEDVDSVVQNLKKSGGRAIAFMPDFGERDIEHIIKFSSESDDDVVRSIVDFEGTTPLIGQYAYIITYKYSAKSGESGKLIYVWEGAKASDAVKERSFNDGLAMAQEENAILVRTGQSHEPRHFLKIFKGKLITPFTEKPKSAQLFRVRGTDATDVHATEVNCDASSLASGDVFALITLDHKVYIWIGQGASDFEKSSANERFAHYWPHGKTEVIEEGSEPSEFWEELHGEGEYDRSVNDLGAPLLEPRLFHCQLVAWRTKVEEVREFKQTDLDVDDVMLLDAGDEIYMWVGSGASVEENAKILQMARKYIKQEPTDRTVDTVSVIRIVQGNEPRVFTRMFPSWDNDYWKDENEVRNESKENLDSSRNRVNSLPTDVVESMSEKSIEGRRLRNGFQEYYRVVTLDVKNAYNKADWEQIIASLQQNQENTSVNELPDNVEGFQGIEAAMHNQTHWSAIREAIARQQNPRVAKIVGVADDIALAVIKRHLTDVASASNAEVVLIQDWLSSIGLQLSENKSNAVLKSRIKKVEQERIKQGNMLVEAKPQIGYLGLLLTTKLKFKHNLQYADKFATLANTNELKKMLLGMNVSTAALLYPSTGPDNKLKLIVETNYSVERRLLSGKSTGTALGEEADGDAVDVVSVDERKRWRMRRTESLPEVRELEGVDI, encoded by the exons GATTTTGAGCCAGTACCCTATCCAGCCAAATACTATGGAAAATTCTACGAAGGAGATTCGTACATTATTTTAAAG ACCACCGAAGACCCGAAGAGCCAAAAACTTTCGTGGGATATTCACTTTTGGCTAGGCGCTGAGACGACCACCGACGAGGCGGGCGCTGCGGCTATTTGCACCGTGCAACTGGACGACCAATTGGATGGTGCACCGGTGCAGCATCGCGAAGTTCAAGATCATGAATCACAATTGTTCCTCAGCTACTTTAAAAATG GTGTGCGCTACGAGAAGGGCGGCGTGGCTACTGGTTTCGAGCATGTCGATGTGAATGCTGCTGGTGAGAAGCGTCTCTTCCAGGTGAAGGGTAAACGAAATGTACGGGTGCGTCAGGTAGCATTGTCTATAACGTCGATGAATCGCGGCGATTGTTTCATTTTGGATGCAGGCGAAGAGATACTCGTCTATGTGGGCGAGCAGGCGAAACGTTTGGAGCGCCTGAAAGCCATTTACGCTGCAAATGAAATACGTGATCAGGACCATCATGGACGTTCGAAGGTGAACATTATTG ACAACTTCTCCTCTGATTTTGCGAAGGAGCATTTCTTCACCACACTCGGTTCTGGTTCGGCTGACGAAGTACCAGATGAGAGCACAGACGAAGAAGACGGCGCTTtcgaaacggccgatatcaAAGCAGTTACACTGTATAAAGTTAGTGACGCTAGCGGGTCTTTGGAAATTGAAAAGATATCCGAAAAGCCACTACGACAAGAAATGCTTAGTACAGATGATAGCTTCATACTAGACACAGATTCCGGCATTTATGTTTGGGTTGGACGCAATTCAACACAAAAAGAAAAGACCAGTGCACTGAAAGCAGCTGAGCATTTTTTAGAGAGTAATTCGTATCCAAATTGGACGCAGGTACATCGTGTAGTGGAGGATGGTGAACCGGCCCCGTTCAAACAATACTTTTCGACTTGGCATGATCAAGGTGTGCAACATAAGCGTTTGATACGCATCGCGTTGGGTTACAGCACAGACGATTCTGATTATGAGGAACCTGAGGATGTGGATTCGGTTGTGCAGAATCTAAAGAAAAGTGGTGGACGAGCCATTGCTTTTATGCCCGACTTTGGCGAACGTGATATTGAACATATTATCAAGTTCAGTTCAGAGTCGGATGATGATGTTGTGCGCAGTATTGTAGATTTTGAAGGCACCACACCACTAATCGGTCAATATGCCTACATTATCACCTACAAGTATAGCGCTAAGAGTGGTGAGTCTGGTAAACTCATTTATGTGTGGGAAGGTGCTAAAGCTAGTGACGCCGTGAAAGAGCGTTCATTCAATGACGGTTTGGCGATGGCACAGGAGGAGAATGCCATATTGGTGCGCACAGGACAAAGTCATGAACCAcgccattttttgaaaatattcaaaggTAAGCtgattacgccattcactgaaaaGCCGAAGAGTGCGCAACTCTTCCGCGTACGTGGCACCGACGCAACCGATGTGCATGCGACCGAAGTGAACTGTGACGCCTCATCGTTGGCCTCTGGTGATGTCTTTGCACTGATAACGCTAGATCACAAAGTCTACATATGGATTGGGCAG GGTGCTTCCGACTTTGAGAAATCTTCTGCGAATGAGCGTTTTGCTCACTACTGGCCTCATGGCAAGACGGAGGTGATTGAAGAAGGTTCTGAACCCTCAGAGTTCTGGGAAGAATTGCATGGTGAGGGTGAATACGACCGCAGCGTTAATGATCTGGGTGCACCATTGCTGGAGCCGCGTCTGTTCCACTGCCAATTGGTGGCCTGGCGTACTAAGGTGGAGGAGGTGCGCGAATTCAAGCAGACG gACCTTGATGTTGATGACGTAATGTTATTGGATGCCGGTGATGAAATTTACATGTGGGTCGGCTCCGGCGCATCTGTAGAGGAAAAtgctaaaattttgcaaatggcTCGG aAATACATCAAACAAGAACCTACCGATCGTACTGTTGATACTGTCAGCGTAATCCGTATTGTTCAGGGCAATGAACCGCGTGTGTTTACGCGTATGTTTCCCTCCTGGGACAATGACTATTGGAAG GACGAAAACGAAGTAAGAAATGAGAGCAAAGAAAACTTAGACAGTTCAAGAAATCGTGTAAACTCACTTCCTACTGATGTTGTAGAGAGTATGTCGGAGAAATCCATTGAAGGTAGAAGGCTTAGAAATGGTTTTCAAGAATACTATCGCGTCGTGACATTGGATGTGAAAAACGCCTATAATAAAGCAGATTGGGAACAAATAATAGCTTCTTTAcaacaaaatcaagaaaatacaag CGTAAATGAATTGCCAGACAATGTTGAAGGTTTCCAAGGTATAGAAGCCGCGATGCACAATCAGACTCACTGGAGTGCCATACGCGAAGCCATCGCACGACAGCAAAACCCGAGGGTGGCGAAAATAGTTGGTGTTGCCGATGATATTGCGCTAGCGGTGATCAAAAGGCATTTAACAGATGTTGCGAGCGCCAGCAATGCCGAGGTGGTGTTAATACAAGATTGGCTGAGTTCAATTGGTCTACAGCTGagtgaaaataaaagcaacGCCGTGTTGAAATCGCGTATAAAAAAAGTCGAGCAAGAGCGTATAAAACAGGGCAATATGTTGGTCGAAGCTAAACCGCAGATCGGCTATTTAGGGCTTCTACTGActacgaaattaaaatttaaacataatttgCAATATGCTGACAAGTTTGCGACGCTGGCAAATACCaatgaactaaagaaaatgttATTGGGGATGAATGTGTCAACTGCGGCGTTACTTTATCCCTCCACAGGGCCTGATAATAAGCTGAAATTAATTGTGGAGACCAATTACTCTGTAGAGAGAAGATTACTTTCAGGTAAGAGTACGGGTACCGCGCTGGGTGAGGAAGCAGATGGTGATGCCGTTGATGTTGTTTCGGTCGATGAGCGCAAACGTTGGAGAATGCGACGCACAGAAAGTTTACCAGAAGTCAGGGAACTAGAAGGAGTAGATATTTGA
- the LOC106617775 gene encoding gelsolin isoform X3, translated as METVINKAFADAGQKPGVEIWRIEDFEPVPYPAKYYGKFYEGDSYIILKTTEDPKSQKLSWDIHFWLGAETTTDEAGAAAICTVQLDDQLDGAPVQHREVQDHESQLFLSYFKNGVRYEKGGVATGFEHVDVNAAGEKRLFQVKGKRNVRVRQVALSITSMNRGDCFILDAGEEILVYVGEQAKRLERLKAIYAANEIRDQDHHGRSKVNIIDNFSSDFAKEHFFTTLGSGSADEVPDESTDEEDGAFETADIKAVTLYKVSDASGSLEIEKISEKPLRQEMLSTDDSFILDTDSGIYVWVGRNSTQKEKTSALKAAEHFLESNSYPNWTQVHRVVEDGEPAPFKQYFSTWHDQGVQHKRLIRIALGYSTDDSDYEEPEDVDSVVQNLKKSGGRAIAFMPDFGERDIEHIIKFSSESDDDVVRSIVDFEGTTPLIGQYAYIITYKYSAKSGESGKLIYVWEGAKASDAVKERSFNDGLAMAQEENAILVRTGQSHEPRHFLKIFKGKLITPFTEKPKSAQLFRVRGTDATDVHATEVNCDASSLASGDVFALITLDHKVYIWIGQGASDFEKSSANERFAHYWPHGKTEVIEEGSEPSEFWEELHGEGEYDRSVNDLGAPLLEPRLFHCQLVAWRTKVEEVREFKQTDLDVDDVMLLDAGDEIYMWVGSGASVEENAKILQMARKYIKQEPTDRTVDTVSVIRIVQGNEPRVFTRMFPSWDNDYWKSIISYNDVKQQLKKHNATL; from the exons GATTTTGAGCCAGTACCCTATCCAGCCAAATACTATGGAAAATTCTACGAAGGAGATTCGTACATTATTTTAAAG ACCACCGAAGACCCGAAGAGCCAAAAACTTTCGTGGGATATTCACTTTTGGCTAGGCGCTGAGACGACCACCGACGAGGCGGGCGCTGCGGCTATTTGCACCGTGCAACTGGACGACCAATTGGATGGTGCACCGGTGCAGCATCGCGAAGTTCAAGATCATGAATCACAATTGTTCCTCAGCTACTTTAAAAATG GTGTGCGCTACGAGAAGGGCGGCGTGGCTACTGGTTTCGAGCATGTCGATGTGAATGCTGCTGGTGAGAAGCGTCTCTTCCAGGTGAAGGGTAAACGAAATGTACGGGTGCGTCAGGTAGCATTGTCTATAACGTCGATGAATCGCGGCGATTGTTTCATTTTGGATGCAGGCGAAGAGATACTCGTCTATGTGGGCGAGCAGGCGAAACGTTTGGAGCGCCTGAAAGCCATTTACGCTGCAAATGAAATACGTGATCAGGACCATCATGGACGTTCGAAGGTGAACATTATTG ACAACTTCTCCTCTGATTTTGCGAAGGAGCATTTCTTCACCACACTCGGTTCTGGTTCGGCTGACGAAGTACCAGATGAGAGCACAGACGAAGAAGACGGCGCTTtcgaaacggccgatatcaAAGCAGTTACACTGTATAAAGTTAGTGACGCTAGCGGGTCTTTGGAAATTGAAAAGATATCCGAAAAGCCACTACGACAAGAAATGCTTAGTACAGATGATAGCTTCATACTAGACACAGATTCCGGCATTTATGTTTGGGTTGGACGCAATTCAACACAAAAAGAAAAGACCAGTGCACTGAAAGCAGCTGAGCATTTTTTAGAGAGTAATTCGTATCCAAATTGGACGCAGGTACATCGTGTAGTGGAGGATGGTGAACCGGCCCCGTTCAAACAATACTTTTCGACTTGGCATGATCAAGGTGTGCAACATAAGCGTTTGATACGCATCGCGTTGGGTTACAGCACAGACGATTCTGATTATGAGGAACCTGAGGATGTGGATTCGGTTGTGCAGAATCTAAAGAAAAGTGGTGGACGAGCCATTGCTTTTATGCCCGACTTTGGCGAACGTGATATTGAACATATTATCAAGTTCAGTTCAGAGTCGGATGATGATGTTGTGCGCAGTATTGTAGATTTTGAAGGCACCACACCACTAATCGGTCAATATGCCTACATTATCACCTACAAGTATAGCGCTAAGAGTGGTGAGTCTGGTAAACTCATTTATGTGTGGGAAGGTGCTAAAGCTAGTGACGCCGTGAAAGAGCGTTCATTCAATGACGGTTTGGCGATGGCACAGGAGGAGAATGCCATATTGGTGCGCACAGGACAAAGTCATGAACCAcgccattttttgaaaatattcaaaggTAAGCtgattacgccattcactgaaaaGCCGAAGAGTGCGCAACTCTTCCGCGTACGTGGCACCGACGCAACCGATGTGCATGCGACCGAAGTGAACTGTGACGCCTCATCGTTGGCCTCTGGTGATGTCTTTGCACTGATAACGCTAGATCACAAAGTCTACATATGGATTGGGCAG GGTGCTTCCGACTTTGAGAAATCTTCTGCGAATGAGCGTTTTGCTCACTACTGGCCTCATGGCAAGACGGAGGTGATTGAAGAAGGTTCTGAACCCTCAGAGTTCTGGGAAGAATTGCATGGTGAGGGTGAATACGACCGCAGCGTTAATGATCTGGGTGCACCATTGCTGGAGCCGCGTCTGTTCCACTGCCAATTGGTGGCCTGGCGTACTAAGGTGGAGGAGGTGCGCGAATTCAAGCAGACG gACCTTGATGTTGATGACGTAATGTTATTGGATGCCGGTGATGAAATTTACATGTGGGTCGGCTCCGGCGCATCTGTAGAGGAAAAtgctaaaattttgcaaatggcTCGG aAATACATCAAACAAGAACCTACCGATCGTACTGTTGATACTGTCAGCGTAATCCGTATTGTTCAGGGCAATGAACCGCGTGTGTTTACGCGTATGTTTCCCTCCTGGGACAATGACTATTGGAAG